One Sebastes umbrosus isolate fSebUmb1 chromosome 6, fSebUmb1.pri, whole genome shotgun sequence DNA window includes the following coding sequences:
- the LOC119489197 gene encoding polymeric immunoglobulin receptor-like — protein sequence MNIHHVLSFCFFSALCGGNTRLVSAKVNIFTGAEGGTGSIDCYFSSYGGRKFFCKNECKAEDILIKTDDVRAQSGRFSTEYRNRSSGGGFLTVTITHLTKSDAGRYRCGLGKTLVPESYTDFEVRVSDGPLLAGQSGFFHTETEGEELTWGCSNTVYGKQKFFCKNKCKKQEDILIETEGNQAQSGRYSITYVKGSVFGLHMTIKHLTKSDTGWYRCGYGRASSPDSYMDRFVIVTDASVPSASTPTPTTTQSQSSSSGSFTTSVSPETTDPLTVPFS from the exons CACTGTGTGGTGGAAACACTCGGCTCGTCAGcgcaaaagtcaacattttcaCAGGAGCTGAAGGAGGAACTGGTTCAATTGATTGCTACTTCTCTTCATATGGAGGCAGAAAGTTCTTCTGTAAGAACGAATGTAAAGCAGAAGATATTCTTATTAAAACAGATGATGTCAGAGCTCAGAGTGGCAGATTCAGCACTGAATACAGAAACAGATCTTCAGGAGGAGGATTTCTGACTGTGACCATCACACATCTGACCAAGTCTGACGCAGGACGGTACAGGTGTGGTTTGGGCAAAACTTTGGTTCCAGAGTCATACACTGACTTTGAGGTCAGAGTTTCAGATG GACCACTGTTGGCTGGGCAATCAGGTTTCTTCCATACAGAAACTGAAGGAGAAGAACTCACTTGGGGATGCAGCAATACCGTCTACGGAAAGCAGAAGTTCTTCTGTAAgaacaaatgtaaaaaacaagaaGACATTCTCATCGAAACAGAAGGCAACCAAGCTCAGAGTGGCAGATACAGCATTACATATGTAAAAGGATCTGTATTTGGACTGCATATGACCATCAAACATTTGACCAAGTCAGATACAGGATGGTACAGGTGTGGTTACGGCAGAGCTTCGTCTCCAGATTCATACATGGATCGTTTCGTCATTGTCACAGATG CATCAGTCCCATCAGCCtccacaccaacaccaacaacaactcaGAGTCAAAGCTCCAGTTCAGGAAGTTTCACAACATCAGTTTCCCCTGAAACCACCGACCCGCTTACAG TTCCCTTCTCATAA